From one Maritimibacter sp. DP1N21-5 genomic stretch:
- a CDS encoding N-acetylmuramoyl-L-alanine amidase: MRPITEIIVHCTATRADWWASKPTSAKVAEIRRWHVQDRGWRDIGYHYLIDRDGTVATGRPLAQVGAHTQGHNTGTIGISLFGGHGSSENDAFEEHFTPEQDAALRKLIAGLKSEFGITKVSGHNQYAAKACPGFNVPRWLERKTAARSTVAQSKTVQAGAAGLLATVTTGATALGSLDRTAQIIVATAVVIAGAAFLWVIRDRVKKWAAGVK; the protein is encoded by the coding sequence ATGCGCCCGATCACCGAGATCATCGTTCACTGCACGGCCACGCGCGCCGACTGGTGGGCATCGAAACCGACCAGCGCGAAGGTGGCCGAGATACGGCGCTGGCACGTCCAAGATCGCGGATGGCGCGACATCGGCTATCACTACCTGATCGACCGGGACGGGACCGTGGCGACCGGCAGGCCGCTCGCGCAGGTTGGTGCGCACACGCAAGGGCACAACACCGGCACCATCGGCATCAGCCTGTTCGGCGGGCATGGTTCGAGCGAGAACGACGCCTTCGAGGAACATTTCACGCCGGAGCAGGACGCTGCGCTGCGCAAGCTGATCGCGGGGCTGAAGTCCGAGTTCGGCATCACGAAAGTGTCCGGGCACAACCAGTATGCCGCGAAGGCCTGCCCGGGCTTCAACGTCCCGCGCTGGCTGGAACGCAAGACGGCGGCCCGTTCGACCGTGGCGCAGTCCAAGACCGTGCAGGCCGGCGCCGCCGGGCTTCTCGCGACCGTGACCACGGGGGCGACCGCCCTCGGCTCGCTCGACCGCACAGCCCAGATCATCGTTGCGACTGCCGTGGTGATCGCCGGGGCGGCGTTCCTGTGGGTCATCCGCGACCGCGTGAAGAAGTGGGCGGCCGGGGTAAAGTGA
- a CDS encoding MHC class I heavy chain: protein MIEDWTNVQILECISDFDGPVTVIKQSDGEATRYVLGNGDPVKLNMDGTFTDPQHQSVLSVVAYAH from the coding sequence ATGATCGAAGACTGGACCAACGTGCAGATCCTGGAGTGCATCTCCGACTTCGATGGACCTGTGACCGTCATCAAGCAATCAGATGGAGAGGCGACCCGCTACGTGCTCGGGAACGGTGATCCGGTGAAGCTCAACATGGACGGGACATTCACGGATCCGCAGCATCAGTCAGTCCTGTCCGTAGTAGCATACGCTCACTGA
- a CDS encoding MASE1 domain-containing protein — translation MQYFSVALVVTLAYIIAHGFTALLITPFQSHFLPDITTFASLVYLPHGIRVLATWLFRWKAVPALFVGALLSEVLFTPGAASAVLTPVMLKSLLVGAASAFLAFEGMRLFGYPAYASSSRQIHWTHVLVAGVVSSLLNSAGQSIVFSTEILTSKALGVFAIYALGDIVGLVVTTLALMLVFRWVRLSNGRSVGGWHSRR, via the coding sequence ATGCAATATTTCAGCGTCGCTCTCGTCGTGACCTTGGCCTATATCATCGCCCACGGGTTCACGGCCCTCCTGATAACGCCATTCCAGTCCCATTTCCTGCCGGACATCACGACATTCGCGAGCCTCGTCTACCTGCCACATGGGATCCGCGTGCTCGCGACCTGGCTCTTTCGGTGGAAGGCCGTTCCGGCGTTGTTCGTGGGTGCGCTGCTCTCGGAAGTGCTGTTCACGCCCGGCGCTGCTTCGGCGGTCCTGACGCCCGTCATGCTGAAGTCGCTCCTGGTGGGTGCAGCAAGCGCGTTCCTGGCATTCGAGGGTATGCGCCTGTTCGGATACCCGGCCTACGCCAGCTCAAGCCGCCAGATTCACTGGACGCATGTGCTCGTGGCGGGTGTGGTCTCGTCCCTGCTCAATTCAGCCGGGCAGTCGATCGTCTTCTCGACCGAGATCCTGACGAGCAAAGCGCTCGGTGTGTTCGCGATCTATGCGCTGGGGGACATTGTAGGACTGGTGGTCACGACACTCGCTCTCATGCTGGTCTTCCGCTGGGTTCGCCTGAGCAACGGCCGGTCGGTCGGAGGCTGGCACAGCCGGCGCTGA
- a CDS encoding DUF6602 domain-containing protein, with amino-acid sequence MNWSLPALLDELSVSVSSDLQRARATLGHPTDLGDATEGIWIDLFNKYLPRRYHAIKATVVDSNGAFSDQIDVVIHDRQYTPLLFTFKDKHVVPAESVYAVFESKQDLNLKNLEYAKDKVASVRGLHRTSLPIPTIDGTKKAKALTPIIGGILTLGAKWSPALGDTLTGHLENGPAEERLDLGCVADEGSFWTNEAGVYLFDRRTKPVTRFLLELMSRLQTVATVPMIDLRAYAAKLD; translated from the coding sequence ATGAACTGGTCTCTTCCCGCTCTCCTTGATGAGCTCAGTGTTTCAGTAAGCTCCGACCTTCAGCGTGCGCGAGCAACCCTCGGTCACCCTACTGACCTTGGAGACGCTACCGAAGGAATCTGGATTGATCTGTTCAACAAATACCTACCTCGCAGATACCACGCCATCAAAGCAACTGTGGTCGACAGTAATGGCGCATTCAGTGATCAAATAGACGTTGTCATTCATGACCGTCAGTACACGCCACTCTTGTTCACGTTCAAAGATAAGCATGTTGTGCCGGCTGAGAGCGTCTACGCAGTGTTCGAGTCGAAGCAGGATCTGAACCTGAAAAACCTCGAGTATGCCAAGGATAAGGTCGCCTCTGTCCGCGGATTGCACCGAACCTCGCTCCCGATCCCAACTATCGACGGCACTAAGAAGGCAAAGGCCCTGACACCGATCATAGGTGGCATTTTGACCCTTGGCGCAAAATGGAGTCCCGCCCTAGGCGACACCCTAACGGGGCATCTCGAAAATGGACCCGCAGAAGAACGCCTTGACCTTGGCTGCGTTGCGGATGAGGGGAGCTTTTGGACAAATGAAGCCGGCGTCTACTTGTTTGACAGACGAACGAAGCCCGTCACTCGGTTTCTATTGGAACTGATGTCGAGGCTACAGACGGTCGCTACCGTGCCCATGATCGATTTGCGGGCCTATGCGGCGAAGTTGGATTAG